Proteins from a genomic interval of Lycium ferocissimum isolate CSIRO_LF1 chromosome 2, AGI_CSIRO_Lferr_CH_V1, whole genome shotgun sequence:
- the LOC132041261 gene encoding uncharacterized protein LOC132041261 isoform X2, which translates to MDYQDAFFLMCVQFSFPPQNRVSKAKVNEYAENIEAVAAKLAVPMPDVLTPEEPLAETSSCGTPKEAESANSASEGLRRRIGVHSNNEERSRDTVDSDQSTAVKLDDAARTHIDKHRKLQEDLTDEMVVLARQLKESSLMMNQSIQNTEKILDSTEKAVEHSLASTGHATSRAMDVYSRSFKTTCFQWLLIFVMTLVFVMVVLLIRVT; encoded by the exons ATGGATTACCAAG ATGCTTTTTTCCTGATGTGTGTTCAATTTTCATTTCCTCCCCAAAATAGAGTTTCAAAAGCCAAGGTGAACGAATATGCAGAGAACATTGAAGCCGTTGCTGCCAAGTTAGCTGTGCCCATG CCTGATGTGCTTACACCCGAGGAACCTTTGGCTGAGACTTCCAGCTGTGGAACTCCTAAAGAAGCAGAAAGTGCGAATTCTGCTTCTGAAGGATTGAGAAGAAGAATTGG GGTTCATTCTAACAATGAGGAGAGATCTCGAGATACCGTCGATTCTGATCAATCAACTGCAGTCAAACTGGATGATGCTGCACGAACACATATTGATAAGCACAG GAAACTTCAGGAGGACTTGACTGATGAAATGGTTGTTTTGGCGCGGCAGCTCAAAGAGAGTAGTCTCATGATGAATCAATCTATCCAAAATACAGAGAAA ATACTTGATTCAACTGAGAAAGCAGTTGAACATAGCCTGGCAAGTACAGGGCATGCAACTTCCAGAGCCATGGACGTGTATTCGCGGAGTTTCAAGACTACATGCTTCCAATGGCTTTTGATCTTTGTTATGACTTTAGTCTTTGTCATGGTTGTATTACTTATTCGAGTGACTTAG
- the LOC132041261 gene encoding uncharacterized protein LOC132041261 isoform X1 yields MGLSKTEVNLKRLLVTAPQQQNQAKLIHYVATLRELLEQLAEERNPDGLPRVSKAKVNEYAENIEAVAAKLAVPMPDVLTPEEPLAETSSCGTPKEAESANSASEGLRRRIGVHSNNEERSRDTVDSDQSTAVKLDDAARTHIDKHRKLQEDLTDEMVVLARQLKESSLMMNQSIQNTEKILDSTEKAVEHSLASTGHATSRAMDVYSRSFKTTCFQWLLIFVMTLVFVMVVLLIRVT; encoded by the exons ATGGGGTTGAGCAAAACTGAAGTGAACTTGAAGAGGTTACTTGTAACTGCACCACAACAGCAAAATCAAGCAAAGCTTATACAT TATGTTGCCACTTTGCGTGAACTACTGGAGCAGTTGGCTGAAGAGAGGAATCCAGATGGATTACCAAG AGTTTCAAAAGCCAAGGTGAACGAATATGCAGAGAACATTGAAGCCGTTGCTGCCAAGTTAGCTGTGCCCATG CCTGATGTGCTTACACCCGAGGAACCTTTGGCTGAGACTTCCAGCTGTGGAACTCCTAAAGAAGCAGAAAGTGCGAATTCTGCTTCTGAAGGATTGAGAAGAAGAATTGG GGTTCATTCTAACAATGAGGAGAGATCTCGAGATACCGTCGATTCTGATCAATCAACTGCAGTCAAACTGGATGATGCTGCACGAACACATATTGATAAGCACAG GAAACTTCAGGAGGACTTGACTGATGAAATGGTTGTTTTGGCGCGGCAGCTCAAAGAGAGTAGTCTCATGATGAATCAATCTATCCAAAATACAGAGAAA ATACTTGATTCAACTGAGAAAGCAGTTGAACATAGCCTGGCAAGTACAGGGCATGCAACTTCCAGAGCCATGGACGTGTATTCGCGGAGTTTCAAGACTACATGCTTCCAATGGCTTTTGATCTTTGTTATGACTTTAGTCTTTGTCATGGTTGTATTACTTATTCGAGTGACTTAG